Proteins encoded within one genomic window of Streptomyces kaniharaensis:
- the metK gene encoding methionine adenosyltransferase — protein sequence MSRRLFTSESVTEGHPDKIADQISDTILDALLREDPTSRVAVETLITTGQVHVAGEVTTKAYAPIAQLVRDKILEIGYDSSKKGFDGASCGVSVSIGAQSPDIAQGVDTAYEARVEGASQGDDADDLDKQGAGDQGLMFGYASDETPELMPLPITLAHRLSRRLTEVRKNGTIPYLRPDGKTQVTIEYDGDKAVRLDTVVVSTQHASDIDLESLLTPDIREFVVEPELKALAEQGIKLTTDGYRLLVNPTGRFEIGGPMGDAGLTGRKIIIDTYGGMARHGGGAFSGKDPSKVDRSAAYAMRWVAKNIVAAGLARRAEVQVAYAIGKAEPVGLFVETFGTESVPVLAIQKAVTEVFDLRPAAIIRDLDLLRPIYSQTAAYGHFGRELPDFTWERTDRVEQLKAAVQD from the coding sequence GTGTCTCGCCGCCTGTTCACCTCGGAGTCCGTGACCGAGGGGCACCCCGACAAGATCGCTGACCAGATCAGCGACACCATCCTCGACGCTCTCCTGCGGGAGGACCCGACGTCCCGGGTCGCCGTGGAGACGCTCATCACCACCGGCCAGGTGCACGTGGCCGGCGAGGTGACCACCAAGGCGTACGCGCCGATCGCCCAGCTCGTCCGGGACAAGATCCTGGAGATCGGCTACGACAGCTCCAAGAAGGGCTTCGACGGCGCCTCGTGTGGCGTGTCGGTGTCCATCGGTGCGCAGTCGCCGGACATCGCGCAGGGTGTGGACACGGCGTACGAGGCCCGTGTCGAGGGTGCCTCCCAGGGGGATGACGCGGATGACCTGGACAAGCAGGGTGCGGGCGACCAGGGTCTGATGTTCGGGTACGCGTCGGACGAGACGCCCGAGCTGATGCCGCTGCCGATCACCCTGGCCCACCGGCTCTCGCGGCGGCTGACCGAGGTGCGCAAGAACGGGACGATCCCGTACCTGCGTCCCGACGGCAAGACCCAGGTCACCATCGAGTACGACGGTGACAAGGCCGTCCGCCTGGACACCGTGGTCGTCTCGACCCAGCACGCCTCCGACATCGACCTGGAGTCGCTGCTGACCCCGGACATCCGCGAGTTCGTCGTGGAGCCGGAGCTGAAGGCGCTGGCCGAGCAGGGCATCAAGCTGACCACCGACGGCTACCGGCTGCTGGTCAACCCGACCGGGCGGTTCGAGATCGGTGGTCCGATGGGTGACGCCGGGCTGACCGGCCGCAAGATCATCATCGACACGTACGGCGGCATGGCCCGTCACGGTGGTGGCGCGTTCTCGGGCAAGGACCCGTCCAAGGTGGACCGTTCGGCCGCGTACGCGATGCGCTGGGTGGCGAAGAACATCGTCGCCGCGGGTCTGGCGCGCCGGGCCGAGGTGCAGGTCGCGTACGCGATCGGCAAGGCCGAGCCGGTGGGTCTGTTCGTGGAGACCTTCGGCACCGAGTCGGTGCCGGTGCTGGCGATCCAGAAGGCCGTCACCGAGGTGTTCGACCTGCGTCCGGCCGCGATCATCCGCGACCTGGACCTGCTGCGGCCGATCTACTCGCAGACCGCCGCGTACGGCCACTTCGGCCGTGAGCTGCCGGACTTCACCTGGGAGCGCACCGACCGGGTGGAGCAGCTGAAGGCTGCCGTGCAGGACTGA
- the coaBC gene encoding bifunctional phosphopantothenoylcysteine decarboxylase/phosphopantothenate--cysteine ligase CoaBC yields MSATSDRTGADAPRVVLGVSGGIAAYKACELLRRFTESGHQVTVVPTAAALNFVGEATWAALSGRPAATETWERVHEVPHVRIGQQADLVVVAPATADLIAKAAHGLADDLLTNTLLTARCPVVVAPAMHTEMWEHPATRDNVATLRRRGVIVLEPAVGRLTGKDTGKGRLPEPSAIFDACRAVLRRGGAVPTDLAGRHVVVSAGGTREPLDPVRFLGNRSSGKQGYALAVTAAARGARVTLVSANAELPDPAGVDVVHVSTALELREAALKAAEDADAVVMAAAVADFRPTEYATGKIKKVEGVEPAPVALVRNPDILAELSAHRVRSGQLVVGFAAETDDVLANGRAKLARKGCDLLVVNEVGNGKAFGTDVNEAVVLGSDGSETAVPVGPKEALADVVWDLVAKRLETIGGRS; encoded by the coding sequence ATGAGCGCGACTTCGGACCGGACCGGCGCGGACGCCCCGCGCGTCGTCCTCGGCGTCAGCGGCGGCATCGCCGCCTACAAGGCGTGCGAACTGCTCCGCCGGTTCACCGAGTCCGGCCACCAGGTCACCGTGGTGCCCACCGCCGCCGCGCTGAACTTCGTCGGCGAGGCCACCTGGGCCGCCCTCTCCGGCCGCCCGGCCGCCACCGAGACCTGGGAGCGCGTCCACGAGGTGCCGCACGTGCGGATCGGCCAGCAGGCCGACCTGGTCGTGGTCGCCCCCGCCACCGCCGACCTGATCGCCAAGGCCGCCCACGGCCTCGCCGACGACCTGCTCACCAACACCCTGCTCACCGCCCGCTGCCCGGTCGTGGTGGCGCCCGCCATGCACACCGAGATGTGGGAGCACCCGGCTACCCGCGACAACGTCGCCACGCTGCGCCGCCGCGGCGTCATCGTGCTGGAGCCGGCCGTCGGGCGGCTCACCGGCAAGGACACCGGCAAGGGGCGGCTGCCCGAGCCGTCCGCGATCTTCGACGCCTGCCGGGCGGTGCTGCGCCGCGGCGGGGCCGTCCCGACCGACCTGGCGGGCCGGCACGTGGTGGTCTCGGCCGGCGGCACCCGGGAGCCGCTGGACCCGGTGCGCTTCCTCGGCAACCGCTCCTCCGGCAAGCAGGGGTATGCGCTCGCCGTGACGGCGGCGGCGCGTGGGGCGCGCGTGACGCTGGTATCGGCCAATGCGGAACTGCCGGATCCGGCCGGGGTGGACGTGGTGCACGTCTCGACCGCGCTGGAGCTGCGGGAGGCCGCGCTGAAGGCCGCCGAGGACGCGGACGCCGTGGTGATGGCCGCCGCCGTCGCCGACTTCCGACCCACCGAGTACGCCACGGGCAAGATCAAGAAGGTGGAGGGGGTCGAGCCGGCGCCGGTCGCGCTGGTCCGCAACCCCGACATCCTGGCCGAGCTGTCGGCCCACCGCGTCCGTTCGGGTCAACTTGTCGTGGGCTTCGCGGCGGAGACGGACGACGTGCTGGCGAACGGCCGTGCCAAGCTCGCCCGCAAGGGCTGCGACCTGCTCGTCGTCAACGAGGTGGGCAACGGCAAGGCCTTCGGCACGGACGTCAACGAGGCCGTGGTACTGGGCTCGGACGGCAGCGAGACGGCCGTCCCGGTGGGCCCCAAGGAGGCGCTGGCGGACGTCGTCTGGGACCTGGTCGCGAAGCGACTGGAAACGATCGGCGGCCGATCGTAA
- the rpoZ gene encoding DNA-directed RNA polymerase subunit omega, with amino-acid sequence MSSSMTAPEGIINPPIDELLEATDSKYSLVIYAAKRARQINAYYSQLGEGLLEYVGPLVDTHVHEKPLSIALREINAGMLTAEAVEAA; translated from the coding sequence GTGTCCTCTTCCATGACCGCGCCCGAGGGCATCATCAACCCGCCGATCGACGAGCTGCTCGAGGCCACCGACTCCAAGTACAGCCTCGTGATCTACGCCGCCAAGCGCGCGCGCCAGATCAACGCGTACTACTCCCAGCTCGGTGAGGGCCTGCTGGAGTACGTCGGCCCGCTGGTCGACACCCACGTGCACGAGAAGCCGCTGTCGATCGCGCTGCGCGAGATCAACGCGGGCATGCTGACCGCCGAGGCGGTCGAGGCTGCCTGA
- the gmk gene encoding guanylate kinase: MSERPRLTVLSGPSGVGKSTVVAHMRKQYPEVWLSVSATTRHPRPGEQNGVQYHFVDNDEFDKLIANGELLEWAVFAGNRYGTPRSAVLEKLERGEPVLLEIDLQGARQVRESMPDAQLVFLAPPSWDELVRRLTGRGTEPQDVIEKRLEAAKVELAAEPEFDTTLVNTSVEQVAAELLALLGVA, translated from the coding sequence ATGAGTGAGCGTCCGCGGCTGACCGTGCTCTCCGGCCCTTCGGGGGTCGGCAAGAGCACGGTCGTCGCTCATATGAGGAAGCAGTACCCCGAGGTCTGGCTCTCGGTGTCGGCGACGACCCGCCACCCGAGGCCCGGCGAGCAGAACGGGGTCCAGTACCACTTCGTCGACAACGACGAGTTCGACAAGCTGATCGCCAACGGCGAGCTGCTGGAGTGGGCCGTCTTCGCCGGCAACCGCTACGGCACGCCGCGGTCCGCCGTGCTGGAGAAGCTGGAGCGCGGCGAGCCCGTCCTGCTGGAGATCGACCTGCAGGGCGCGCGGCAGGTGCGCGAGTCGATGCCCGACGCGCAGCTGGTCTTCCTGGCCCCGCCGAGCTGGGACGAGCTGGTCCGCCGGCTCACCGGCCGGGGCACCGAGCCGCAGGACGTCATCGAGAAGCGGCTGGAAGCCGCCAAGGTCGAGCTCGCGGCCGAGCCCGAGTTCGATACGACTCTTGTCAACACCTCCGTCGAGCAGGTAGCGGCCGAACTGCTAGCCTTGCTCGGTGTAGCCTGA
- the mihF gene encoding integration host factor, actinobacterial type, with amino-acid sequence MALPPLTPEQRTAALAKAAEARRERAEVKNRLKHSGASLHEVIKAGKADNDVIGKMKVSALLESLPGVGKVRAKQIMERLGISESRRVRGLGTNQIASLEREFGGGAA; translated from the coding sequence GTGGCTCTTCCGCCCCTTACCCCTGAACAGCGCACCGCCGCGCTCGCCAAGGCCGCCGAGGCTCGCCGGGAGCGCGCCGAGGTCAAGAACCGGCTCAAGCACTCCGGCGCCTCCCTGCACGAGGTGATCAAGGCCGGCAAGGCCGACAACGACGTCATCGGCAAGATGAAGGTCTCCGCCCTGCTGGAGTCGCTTCCGGGCGTCGGCAAGGTCCGTGCCAAGCAGATCATGGAGCGCCTCGGCATCAGCGAGAGCCGGCGCGTCCGCGGTCTCGGCACGAACCAGATCGCCTCCCTGGAGCGGGAGTTCGGCGGCGGTGCCGCCTGA
- the pyrF gene encoding orotidine-5'-phosphate decarboxylase — MTLAPFGARLRQALDTRGQLCVGIDPHASLLASWGLGDDIAGLETFSRTVVEALADRVAVLKPQAAFFERFGSKGVAVLEKTVEEARAAGALVLMDAKRGDIGSTMAAYAEAFLAPGSPLFSDAVTVSPYLGFGSLRPALDLAREHGCGVFALALTSNPEGGEVQRAVGADGEPVAAAVLRQLAAENAGAEPLGSFGAVVGATLADAGVDLAINGPLLAPGIGAQGATMADLPRVFGASVRNVVPSVSRDVLKHGPSVAALREAAARFVDEAAAAVK, encoded by the coding sequence ATGACCCTCGCCCCGTTCGGCGCCCGGCTGCGCCAGGCCCTCGACACCCGCGGCCAGCTCTGCGTCGGCATCGACCCGCACGCCTCCCTGCTCGCCTCCTGGGGGCTCGGTGACGACATCGCCGGCCTGGAGACCTTCAGCCGCACCGTGGTCGAGGCGCTGGCCGACCGGGTCGCCGTGCTCAAGCCGCAGGCCGCCTTCTTCGAGCGCTTCGGCAGCAAGGGCGTCGCCGTGCTGGAGAAGACCGTCGAGGAGGCCCGCGCGGCCGGTGCGCTGGTCCTGATGGACGCCAAGCGCGGCGACATCGGCTCCACCATGGCCGCCTACGCCGAGGCCTTCCTCGCGCCCGGCAGCCCGCTGTTCTCGGACGCCGTGACGGTCAGCCCCTACCTGGGCTTCGGCTCGCTGCGCCCGGCGCTCGACCTGGCCCGGGAGCACGGCTGCGGCGTGTTCGCGCTGGCGCTCACCTCCAACCCGGAGGGCGGCGAGGTGCAGCGCGCCGTCGGTGCGGACGGCGAGCCGGTCGCGGCCGCGGTGCTGCGGCAGCTGGCGGCCGAGAACGCCGGCGCCGAGCCGCTCGGTTCGTTCGGCGCGGTGGTCGGTGCGACGCTCGCCGACGCGGGCGTGGACCTGGCCATCAACGGCCCGCTGCTGGCCCCCGGCATCGGCGCCCAGGGGGCGACCATGGCCGACCTGCCGCGCGTCTTCGGCGCCTCGGTGCGCAACGTGGTGCCGAGCGTCAGCCGGGACGTGCTCAAGCACGGCCCGTCGGTGGCGGCCCTACGGGAGGCGGCCGCGCGGTTCGTGGACGAGGCCGCCGCCGCGGTGAAGTAG
- a CDS encoding quinone-dependent dihydroorotate dehydrogenase: MYKLLFDLVFKRMDPEKAHHLAFFWIRLASSVPGLRTLVRLVLAPRDRALRTNALGLDLPGPFGLAAGFDKNGVGIDGLAMLGFDYVEIGTITGEPQPGNPAPRLFRLVEDRALINRMGFNNQGSARVAARLAARPHTSSTPVIGVNIGKTKVVEEADAVADYVKSTERLAGYADYLVVNVSSPNTPGLRNLQAVDHLRPLLAAVREAADRTTAHHVPLLVKIAPDLADEDVDAVADLALELGLDGIIATNTTIGREGLRADAARVEEIGMGGLSGAPLKARALEVLQRLRARTEGRLTLVSVGGVETAEDAWQRIIHGADLVQGYSAFIYEGPFWCRRIHRGLSARVRAGGFRNLAAAVGSAVPTR; this comes from the coding sequence TTGTACAAGCTGCTGTTCGACCTGGTCTTCAAGAGGATGGACCCCGAGAAGGCGCACCACCTCGCCTTCTTCTGGATCCGGCTCGCCTCCTCGGTGCCCGGCCTGCGCACCCTCGTCCGGCTGGTGCTCGCCCCGCGCGACCGGGCGCTGCGCACCAACGCCCTCGGCCTCGACCTGCCCGGCCCGTTCGGGCTCGCGGCCGGCTTCGACAAGAACGGCGTCGGCATCGACGGCCTGGCGATGCTCGGCTTCGACTACGTCGAGATCGGCACCATCACCGGCGAACCCCAGCCCGGCAACCCGGCGCCGCGGCTGTTCCGCCTGGTCGAGGACCGCGCGCTGATCAACCGCATGGGCTTCAACAACCAGGGCTCGGCCCGGGTCGCCGCCCGCCTGGCCGCACGCCCGCACACCAGCTCCACCCCGGTGATCGGCGTCAACATCGGCAAGACCAAGGTGGTCGAGGAGGCCGACGCGGTCGCCGACTACGTCAAGTCCACCGAGCGGCTGGCCGGGTACGCCGACTACCTGGTGGTCAACGTCAGCTCGCCGAACACCCCCGGGCTGCGCAACCTCCAGGCCGTCGACCACCTGCGTCCGCTGCTCGCCGCCGTCCGCGAGGCCGCCGACCGCACCACCGCGCACCACGTGCCGCTGCTCGTGAAGATCGCCCCGGACCTGGCCGACGAGGACGTCGACGCGGTCGCCGACCTCGCCCTGGAGCTGGGCCTGGACGGCATCATCGCGACCAACACCACGATCGGCCGCGAGGGCCTGCGGGCCGACGCCGCGCGGGTCGAGGAGATCGGCATGGGCGGCCTGTCCGGCGCCCCGCTCAAGGCCCGCGCCCTGGAGGTCCTCCAGCGGCTGCGCGCCCGCACCGAGGGCCGGCTGACGCTGGTCTCGGTGGGCGGCGTGGAGACCGCCGAGGACGCCTGGCAACGGATCATCCACGGCGCCGACCTGGTGCAGGGCTACAGCGCCTTCATCTACGAGGGCCCGTTCTGGTGCCGCCGCATCCACAGGGGCCTGTCGGCCCGGGTCCGGGCCGGCGGCTTCCGCAACCTGGCGGCGGCGGTCGGCAGCGCGGTCCCCACCCGGTGA
- the carB gene encoding carbamoyl-phosphate synthase large subunit has translation MPKRTDIKSVLVIGSGPIVIGQAAEFDYSGTQACRVLKAEGLRVVLVNSNPATIMTDPEIADATYVEPITPEFVEKIIAKERPDALLPTLGGQTALNTAISLHKAGTLEKYGVELIGADVEAINKGEDRDLFKGVVDAVNAKIGHGESARSVICHTMDEVLAGVDTLGGYPVVVRPSFTMGGAGSGFAHNEEDLRRIAGQGLALSPTTEVLLEESILGWKEYELELMRDKHDNVVVVCSIENFDPMGVHTGDSITVAPAMTLTDREYQILRDIGIAVIREVGVDTGGCNIQFAVNPVDGRVIVIEMNPRVSRSSALASKATGFPIAKIAAKLAVGYTLDEIPNDITEETPASFEPTLDYVVVKVPRFAFEKFPSADATLTTTMKSVGEAMALGRNFPEALQKALRSLEKKGSQFGWTGPVGDKSELLAKAVVPTDGRINTVMEAIRAGATPEEVFEATRIDPWFVDQLFLLDEIAAELADAAELTPELLRHAKRHGFSDQQIGEIRGLKPDVVREVRHALGIRPVFKTVDTCAAEFAAKTPYFYSSYDEENEVAPRTKPAVIILGSGPNRIGQGIEFDYSCVHASFALADAGYETVMVNCNPETVSTDYDTSDRLYFEPLTLEDVLEIVHAEQQAGPLAGVIVQLGGQTPLGLAQALKDNGVPIVGTQPEAIDLAEERGAFGRVLRDAGLPAPKHGTAFSFEEAKAIADEIGYPVLARPSYVLGGRGMEIVYDEASLASYLERHAGLISEHPVLIDRFLDDAVEIDVDALYDGTELYLGGVMEHIEEAGIHSGDSACALPPITLGGFDIKRLRTSTEAIARGVGVRGLINIQFAMAGDILYVLEANPRASRTVPFTSKATAVPLAKAAARISLGATIAELRAEGLLPAEGDGGMLPADAPIAVKEAVMPWSRFRDIHGRGVDTVLGPEMRSTGEVMGIDKVFGTAYAKAQSGAYGALPTKGKVFVSVANRDKRNLVFPARALVGLGFEVLATAGTAEVLQRGGIPSTLVRKHSEGEGPNGEKTIVQLIHDGEVDLIINTPYGTGGRLDGYEIRTAAVSRGVPCLTTVQAMGAAVQGMDALLRDEVGVMSLQEHAELINAGRK, from the coding sequence GTGCCTAAGCGCACTGACATCAAGTCCGTCCTGGTGATCGGGTCCGGCCCGATCGTGATCGGCCAGGCCGCCGAGTTCGACTACTCGGGCACGCAGGCCTGCCGCGTCCTCAAGGCCGAGGGCCTGCGGGTCGTCCTGGTCAACTCCAACCCGGCCACCATCATGACCGACCCGGAGATCGCCGACGCCACCTACGTCGAGCCGATCACCCCGGAGTTCGTCGAGAAGATCATCGCCAAGGAGCGCCCCGACGCGCTCCTGCCGACCCTCGGCGGGCAGACCGCGCTCAACACCGCGATCTCCCTGCACAAGGCCGGCACGCTGGAGAAGTACGGCGTCGAGCTGATCGGCGCCGACGTCGAGGCGATCAACAAGGGCGAGGACCGCGACCTGTTCAAGGGCGTCGTCGACGCGGTCAACGCCAAGATCGGCCACGGCGAGTCCGCCCGCTCCGTCATCTGCCACACCATGGACGAGGTGCTGGCCGGCGTCGACACGCTCGGCGGCTACCCGGTCGTCGTCCGCCCCTCCTTCACCATGGGCGGCGCCGGCTCCGGCTTCGCCCACAACGAGGAGGACCTGCGCCGCATCGCCGGCCAGGGCCTGGCCCTCTCGCCGACCACCGAGGTGCTCCTGGAGGAGTCCATCCTCGGCTGGAAGGAGTACGAGCTGGAGCTGATGCGCGACAAGCACGACAACGTCGTGGTGGTCTGCTCCATCGAGAACTTCGACCCGATGGGCGTGCACACCGGCGACTCGATCACCGTCGCCCCGGCGATGACGCTCACCGACCGCGAGTACCAGATCCTGCGCGACATCGGCATCGCCGTCATCCGCGAGGTCGGCGTCGACACCGGCGGCTGCAACATCCAGTTCGCCGTCAACCCCGTCGACGGCCGGGTCATCGTCATCGAGATGAACCCGCGCGTGTCCCGCTCCTCGGCGCTCGCCTCGAAGGCCACCGGCTTCCCGATCGCCAAGATCGCCGCCAAGCTGGCCGTCGGCTACACGCTCGACGAGATCCCCAACGACATCACCGAGGAGACCCCGGCCTCCTTCGAGCCGACCCTCGACTACGTCGTGGTCAAGGTGCCGCGGTTCGCGTTCGAGAAGTTCCCGAGCGCCGACGCGACGCTGACCACCACCATGAAGTCCGTCGGCGAGGCCATGGCCCTCGGCCGCAACTTCCCCGAGGCGCTGCAGAAGGCGCTGCGCTCCCTGGAGAAGAAGGGCTCCCAGTTCGGCTGGACCGGCCCGGTCGGGGACAAGTCCGAGCTGCTGGCCAAGGCGGTCGTGCCGACCGACGGCCGGATCAACACCGTCATGGAGGCCATCCGGGCCGGCGCCACCCCGGAGGAGGTGTTCGAGGCCACCAGAATCGACCCGTGGTTCGTCGACCAGCTCTTCCTGCTCGACGAGATCGCCGCCGAGCTGGCCGACGCCGCGGAGCTCACCCCCGAGCTGCTGCGCCACGCCAAGCGGCACGGCTTCTCCGACCAGCAGATCGGCGAGATCCGCGGCCTCAAGCCGGACGTCGTCCGCGAGGTGCGGCACGCGCTCGGCATCCGCCCGGTGTTCAAGACCGTCGACACCTGCGCCGCCGAGTTCGCCGCCAAGACCCCGTACTTCTACTCGTCCTACGACGAGGAGAACGAGGTCGCCCCGCGCACCAAGCCCGCCGTGATCATCCTCGGCTCCGGCCCGAACCGCATCGGCCAGGGCATCGAGTTCGACTACTCCTGCGTCCACGCCTCCTTCGCGCTGGCCGACGCCGGGTACGAGACCGTGATGGTCAACTGCAACCCGGAGACCGTCTCCACCGACTACGACACCTCCGACCGGCTCTACTTCGAGCCGCTCACCCTGGAGGACGTCCTGGAGATCGTCCACGCCGAGCAGCAGGCCGGCCCGCTCGCCGGCGTCATCGTCCAGCTCGGCGGCCAGACCCCGCTCGGCCTCGCCCAGGCGCTCAAGGACAACGGCGTGCCGATCGTCGGCACCCAGCCCGAGGCGATCGACCTCGCCGAGGAGCGCGGCGCCTTCGGCCGCGTCCTGCGCGACGCCGGACTGCCCGCGCCCAAGCACGGCACCGCCTTCTCCTTCGAGGAGGCCAAGGCGATCGCCGACGAGATCGGCTACCCGGTGCTCGCCCGCCCGTCCTACGTGCTCGGCGGCCGCGGCATGGAGATCGTCTACGACGAGGCCTCGCTCGCCTCCTACCTGGAGCGCCACGCCGGCCTGATCTCCGAGCACCCGGTGCTCATCGACCGCTTCCTCGACGACGCGGTGGAGATCGACGTCGACGCGCTCTACGACGGCACCGAGCTCTACCTCGGCGGCGTCATGGAGCACATCGAGGAGGCCGGCATCCACTCCGGCGACTCCGCCTGCGCGCTGCCCCCGATCACCCTCGGCGGCTTCGACATCAAGCGCCTGCGCACCTCCACCGAGGCCATCGCGCGCGGTGTCGGCGTCCGCGGCCTGATCAACATCCAGTTCGCGATGGCCGGGGACATCCTCTACGTGCTGGAGGCCAACCCGCGCGCCTCCCGCACCGTCCCGTTCACCTCCAAGGCGACCGCCGTGCCGCTGGCCAAGGCCGCCGCCCGGATCTCGCTCGGCGCCACCATCGCCGAGCTGCGCGCCGAGGGCCTGCTCCCGGCCGAGGGCGACGGCGGCATGCTGCCCGCCGACGCCCCGATCGCGGTCAAGGAGGCCGTGATGCCGTGGAGCCGCTTCCGCGACATCCACGGCCGCGGCGTGGACACCGTGCTCGGCCCGGAGATGCGCTCGACCGGTGAGGTCATGGGCATCGACAAGGTCTTCGGCACGGCCTACGCGAAGGCGCAGTCCGGTGCGTACGGCGCGCTGCCGACCAAGGGCAAGGTCTTCGTCTCGGTCGCCAACCGCGACAAGCGCAACCTGGTCTTCCCGGCCCGCGCGCTGGTCGGCCTCGGCTTCGAGGTGCTGGCCACCGCCGGCACCGCCGAGGTGCTGCAGCGCGGTGGCATCCCGTCCACGCTGGTGCGCAAGCACAGCGAGGGCGAGGGCCCGAACGGCGAGAAGACCATCGTCCAGCTGATCCACGACGGCGAGGTCGACCTCATCATCAACACGCCGTACGGCACCGGCGGTCGACTCGACGGCTACGAGATCCGCACGGCGGCCGTCTCGCGCGGCGTGCCGTGCCTGACCACCGTCCAGGCGATGGGCGCGGCCGTCCAGGGCATGGACGCGCTGCTGCGCGACGAGGTCGGGGTGATGTCGCTCCAGGAGCACGCCGAGCTGATCAACGCCGGCCGCAAGTAG
- the carA gene encoding glutamine-hydrolyzing carbamoyl-phosphate synthase small subunit, producing MTAPAPTTQRQRREPLTRHAAVLVLEDGKVFRGQAYGAIGETFGEAVFNTGMSGYQETLTDPSYHRQVVVMTAPQIGNTGWNDEDDESKQIWVAGYVVRDPARVASNWRARRSLDEELVRQGVVGISGIDTRALTRHLRERGAMRCGIFSGPQLAEPAALLARVQQSPEMKGADLCAEVATTEPYIVPAIGEKRFTVAALDLGIKAMTPQRMAERGIEVHVLPAGATLEDVYAVNPDGVFFSNGPGDPATADHQVAVAQGVLERRIPFFGICFGNQILGRALGFGTYKLKYGHRGINQPVQDRTTGKVEVTAHNHGFAVNAPLDEVSDTPYGRVEVSHVCLNDDVVEGLQALDVPAFSVQYHPEAAAGPHDAAYLFDRFVKLMEGQRA from the coding sequence ATGACCGCACCTGCCCCCACCACGCAGCGCCAACGGCGGGAGCCTTTGACCCGTCACGCCGCCGTGCTCGTTCTGGAGGATGGCAAGGTCTTCCGCGGCCAGGCCTACGGCGCGATCGGCGAGACCTTCGGCGAGGCGGTCTTCAACACCGGGATGTCCGGCTACCAGGAGACCCTGACCGACCCGTCGTACCACCGCCAGGTGGTCGTGATGACCGCCCCGCAGATCGGCAACACCGGCTGGAACGACGAGGACGACGAGTCCAAGCAGATCTGGGTCGCCGGGTACGTCGTGCGCGACCCCGCCCGCGTGGCGTCCAACTGGCGGGCCAGGCGCTCGCTGGACGAGGAGCTCGTCCGCCAGGGCGTCGTCGGCATCAGCGGCATCGACACCCGGGCCCTGACCCGGCACCTGCGCGAGCGCGGCGCGATGCGCTGCGGCATCTTCTCCGGCCCGCAGCTGGCCGAGCCGGCGGCCCTGCTCGCCCGGGTGCAGCAGTCGCCCGAGATGAAGGGCGCCGACCTGTGCGCCGAGGTCGCCACCACCGAGCCGTACATCGTGCCCGCGATCGGTGAGAAGAGGTTCACCGTCGCGGCGCTGGACCTCGGCATCAAGGCGATGACCCCGCAGCGGATGGCCGAGCGCGGCATCGAGGTGCACGTGCTGCCGGCGGGCGCCACCCTGGAGGACGTCTACGCGGTCAACCCGGACGGCGTCTTCTTCTCCAACGGCCCGGGCGACCCGGCGACCGCCGACCACCAGGTCGCCGTCGCGCAGGGCGTGCTGGAGCGCAGGATCCCGTTCTTCGGGATCTGCTTCGGCAACCAGATCCTCGGCCGCGCGCTGGGCTTCGGCACGTACAAGCTCAAGTACGGCCACCGCGGCATCAACCAGCCGGTGCAGGACCGCACCACCGGCAAGGTCGAGGTGACCGCGCACAACCACGGCTTCGCCGTGAACGCACCGCTGGACGAGGTGAGCGACACCCCCTACGGGCGGGTCGAGGTCTCCCACGTCTGCCTCAACGACGACGTGGTCGAGGGCCTCCAGGCGCTCGACGTGCCCGCCTTCAGCGTGCAGTACCACCCCGAAGCGGCTGCCGGCCCGCACGACGCGGCCTACCTCTTCGACCGTTTCGTGAAGCTCATGGAGGGCCAGCGTGCCTAA
- a CDS encoding PH-like domain-containing protein — MKAYGALAQEQAKVTNWPGYIGWTVGLLIVIGLIYWLMRQGWNWRRTLQSGIPPLPAVPAGAGRTILETSGRYHGTTTAGNWLDRVVAHGLGTRSRADLTLGEDGLLVRRPGDVDLWIPAGHLTGARTDSGIAGKVVPAGLLVVTWKHDGIELDSGFRADHPDEHAAWVEAVAQLATRTKTKTEEAAQ; from the coding sequence GTGAAGGCCTACGGCGCGCTCGCCCAGGAGCAGGCCAAGGTCACCAACTGGCCCGGTTACATCGGCTGGACCGTCGGCCTGCTGATCGTGATCGGTCTCATCTACTGGCTGATGCGCCAGGGCTGGAACTGGCGGCGCACCCTCCAGTCCGGCATCCCGCCGCTGCCCGCCGTGCCGGCCGGCGCCGGCCGGACCATCCTGGAGACCAGCGGCCGGTACCACGGCACCACCACCGCCGGGAACTGGCTCGACCGGGTCGTCGCGCACGGCCTGGGCACCCGCAGCCGCGCCGACCTCACCCTCGGCGAGGACGGCCTGCTGGTGCGGCGCCCCGGCGACGTCGACCTCTGGATCCCGGCCGGGCACCTGACCGGTGCCCGCACGGACTCCGGGATCGCCGGCAAGGTCGTCCCGGCCGGACTGCTCGTCGTCACCTGGAAGCACGACGGGATCGAGCTGGACTCCGGCTTCCGGGCCGACCACCCCGACGAGCACGCCGCCTGGGTCGAGGCGGTCGCTCAACTCGCAACACGTACGAAGACGAAGACGGAAGAGGCCGCGCAATGA